One Cryptomeria japonica chromosome 9, Sugi_1.0, whole genome shotgun sequence genomic window carries:
- the LOC131077094 gene encoding transcription termination factor MTERF9, chloroplastic — protein MDCLICRCPVYDTRVSVFTRPAYLVAHLSLVRYPPKVLISSKFSWRILCDATPTKQSQINPQIEESRQRRHNAMKQFLLKECCFSSSQIELLISKNPSLFGRRSTDRAYQVLQFLRDSGFTVEQIRKTIIGNPCVLSCSVDDKLKPKIEYLKTIGIAEEDVNYIVCHHPRILTGRLDETIAPKILSLIKFFGSKANLFKVLRKAPEIASYDVKVLNNKLKVLENMGLLEHEIKRILERNPRILCCSVGKIEKNMEFLTCIVGLKPNIVAKYPTFSNFSVEKRMRPRYEVCKYLNALRARHDLTAGLNTILSLSEGISLKGFYPAVLMSKLYMKNTRARLRMLK, from the coding sequence ATGGATTGCTTAATTTGCCGTTGCCCAGTTTATGATACCAGGGTTTCTGTTTTTACTCGACCGGCATACCTGGTAGCTCATCTTTCCTTAGTTAGATATCCACCAAAAGTCCTCATTTCGTCAAAATTTTCATGGCGTATATTATGTGACGCCACACCCACAAAGCAGTCACAGATAAACCCACAAATAGAAGAATCGAGACAGCGCCGCCATAATGCCATGAAACAATTCTTACTCAAGGAATGCTGTTTTTCTTCCTCTCAAATCGAATTACTGATAAGCAAAAACCCCAGCCTCTTCGGAAGAAGATCCACAGACAGGGCCTATCAGGTACTTCAGTTTCTCAGAGACTCTGGATTCACTGTAGAGCAGATAAGGAAAACTATTATCGGAAACCCATGTGTTCTTAGTTGTTCTGTTGATGACAAATTGAAGCctaaaattgaatacttgaaaaCAATAGGGATAGCTGAAGAAGATGTGAATTATATCGTCTGTCACCATCCCAGAATTCTTACTGGCAGATTAGATGAAACTATTGCTCCGAAAATCTTATCACTGATCAAGTTTTTCGGGTCAAAGGCTAATCTATTTAAGGTCCTCAGGAAGGCACCTGAGATTGCGTCCTATGATGTTAAAGTATTGAATAATAAATTGAAGGTTTTGGAAAACATGGGCCTCCTAGAGCATGAGATCAAACGAATTCTTGAAAGGAACCCTCGAATCCTTTGCTGCTCTGTAGGTAAGATAGAGAAGAATATGGAGTTCTTGACATGTATTGTAGGGCTGAAACCAAATATTGTTGCTAAATATCCCACCTTCTCAAACTTTAGTGTTGAGAAGAGGATGAGGCCACGATATGAGGTGTGCAAGTATCTAAATGCATTGCGAGCTCGCCATGACCTTACAGCCGGTCTAAATACAATTCTGTCATTAAGTGAGGGGATTTCACTCAAAGGTTTCTATCCGGCAGTCCTGATGTCAAAATTGTATATGAAAAATACAAGGGCAAGACTACGGATGTTGAAGTAA